The Kroppenstedtia pulmonis genome has a segment encoding these proteins:
- a CDS encoding helix-turn-helix transcriptional regulator, producing MVTHLIGELRKKQGITQDQLARDLQVTRQTIIAMEENRYNPSLELTLKIAGYFKKPVEEIFHLIEEDE from the coding sequence ATGGTTACTCATTTAATTGGAGAGCTCCGAAAAAAACAGGGGATAACCCAAGATCAACTGGCGAGGGATTTACAGGTTACACGCCAAACGATTATTGCCATGGAAGAAAACCGATATAATCCCAGCTTAGAGTTAACTCTCAAAATCGCTGGATATTTTAAAAAACCGGTGGAGGAGATTTTTCACCTTATCGAGGAGGATGAATAA